In the Lascolabacillus massiliensis genome, one interval contains:
- a CDS encoding ATP-dependent helicase: MHKTEINNEFSLLDQLNQAQRAAVEFCDGPSLVIAGAGSGKTRVLTHKIAYLLELGLPPYYILALTFTNKAAREMKSRIAELVGEKKARSLWMGTFHSIFARILRKEADSIGFQSNFTIFDSSDSHNLVKLIIKDMNLDDKQYRPGHVHGQISRAKNSLITPTMYAANTEIIQYDNRARQPQIFEIYKRYQNRLRAANSMDFDDLLMYTNILFRDHKEILDKYRNQFQYILVDEYQDTNFAQHLIVKQLADEHHRVCVVGDDAQSIYSFRGANIDNILNFKSTFPETKVFKLEQNYRSTQNIVNAANSLIKKNTEQIAKDVFSENEVGEKMEVISTFSDFEEGLVVANKIARMRLENHSAYSDFAILYRTNAQSRIFEDSLRKKNIPYRIYGGKSFYQRKEIKDVIAYFRLIVNPSDEEAFRRIINYPARGIGDVTVGKVSSAATLHQKSLWEIISTPIDYNLNVNSGTQKRLKAFYDLICEFIDKNESLNAFELAQEVLKKSGIAHEAYQDLTPEGMSRSQNIQELLNAINEFVSTRQEQGEEEIGLVDFLSEVSLLTDQDTDKEEEAEKVTLMTVHSAKGLEFNNVFVVGMEEDLFPSSMTKSEIRGLEEERRLFYVAITRARKTCTITYARSRFKNGQTTSAVESRFLREIDPAYIYMESNSSFSTATTDKAVDFWGTMREQRLQRESRTDKNIYSERSDRSSFKAGPSTGRLVSVHNSSSSMPLSKEAKELEEGDIIEHERFGQGEVTSIEMSGNDRRAIVEFESAGRKQLLLKFAKFKIIGKK, encoded by the coding sequence ATGCATAAGACAGAAATAAACAACGAATTTAGTTTACTGGATCAGTTAAACCAGGCACAGCGAGCGGCCGTGGAGTTTTGTGATGGTCCTTCACTGGTGATAGCTGGAGCGGGATCGGGTAAGACACGTGTACTCACTCACAAAATTGCCTATCTGCTTGAATTGGGCTTACCTCCTTACTATATACTTGCACTTACTTTTACCAATAAAGCTGCACGGGAAATGAAATCACGTATTGCAGAACTTGTTGGAGAGAAAAAAGCAAGAAGCCTGTGGATGGGTACCTTTCATTCTATTTTCGCACGTATACTCCGCAAAGAAGCTGATTCAATAGGCTTTCAATCCAATTTCACTATTTTCGACTCGTCTGATTCACATAATCTGGTTAAGCTTATTATTAAAGATATGAATCTTGATGATAAGCAATACAGGCCAGGCCATGTTCACGGACAGATATCAAGAGCAAAGAACAGTTTGATTACTCCAACCATGTATGCAGCAAATACTGAAATTATTCAGTATGACAACAGAGCAAGACAGCCTCAGATTTTTGAGATATATAAGAGATACCAAAATCGCCTGCGCGCTGCCAACAGTATGGATTTTGATGATCTGCTGATGTATACTAACATACTGTTTCGTGATCATAAGGAAATTCTTGATAAATATCGTAATCAGTTTCAGTATATACTTGTAGATGAGTACCAGGACACCAATTTTGCTCAGCACCTGATAGTTAAACAACTTGCTGATGAGCATCATCGTGTGTGCGTAGTGGGTGATGATGCTCAAAGTATTTATTCGTTCCGTGGAGCAAATATCGATAATATATTAAATTTCAAATCCACCTTCCCTGAAACAAAGGTCTTTAAGCTTGAACAGAACTACCGTTCTACTCAAAATATAGTAAATGCAGCAAATAGCCTGATTAAGAAAAACACTGAGCAGATCGCCAAAGATGTGTTTTCTGAAAATGAGGTTGGCGAGAAAATGGAGGTAATCAGTACTTTTTCTGATTTTGAGGAGGGACTTGTTGTTGCAAACAAGATTGCAAGGATGCGGCTGGAGAACCATTCTGCATATAGTGATTTTGCTATTCTCTATCGAACTAATGCTCAATCGAGAATATTTGAAGATTCATTGAGAAAGAAAAATATTCCTTACAGGATTTATGGTGGCAAATCGTTCTATCAACGTAAAGAGATAAAAGATGTGATTGCCTATTTCAGGCTTATAGTTAATCCTTCTGATGAGGAGGCATTTCGTAGAATTATCAACTATCCTGCCAGGGGAATTGGGGATGTTACGGTTGGCAAAGTATCGTCTGCTGCGACACTTCATCAGAAAAGTTTATGGGAGATAATATCTACTCCTATTGATTATAATCTGAATGTGAATTCAGGAACACAGAAAAGACTTAAAGCTTTCTATGACCTCATATGTGAATTTATTGATAAAAATGAATCACTTAATGCATTTGAACTTGCTCAGGAGGTATTAAAAAAGTCAGGCATAGCACATGAAGCATATCAGGACCTTACACCTGAGGGAATGAGCCGCTCACAAAATATCCAAGAACTTCTTAATGCCATTAATGAGTTTGTATCTACAAGGCAGGAGCAAGGAGAAGAGGAGATCGGGTTAGTTGATTTCTTGTCAGAAGTTTCTCTGCTTACTGATCAGGATACTGATAAAGAAGAGGAGGCTGAAAAGGTTACTTTAATGACTGTTCACTCGGCAAAGGGTCTTGAGTTTAATAATGTGTTTGTAGTTGGTATGGAAGAAGATCTTTTCCCATCATCCATGACAAAATCAGAAATTAGAGGACTGGAAGAAGAGCGACGTCTTTTTTATGTTGCTATCACCCGTGCTAGAAAAACCTGCACAATTACATATGCCAGAAGCAGATTCAAAAATGGTCAGACAACTTCGGCTGTCGAAAGCAGGTTTCTGAGAGAGATTGATCCTGCTTATATCTATATGGAATCAAACAGCTCATTTAGTACCGCAACAACAGATAAGGCTGTTGATTTCTGGGGTACGATGCGTGAACAAAGACTGCAACGAGAGAGCAGGACTGATAAAAACATATACTCAGAAAGATCTGACAGGAGCTCATTCAAAGCCGGCCCTAGTACAGGGAGACTAGTTTCTGTACATAACAGCTCATCTTCTATGCCATTATCAAAAGAGGCAAAGGAGCTTGAGGAGGGAGATATAATTGAACATGAAAGATTCGGTCAAGGGGAAGTTACATCTATCGAAATGAGTGGAAATGACCGCCGGGCGATAGTTGAGTTTGAGTCTGCAGGCAGAAAACAGCTGCTGCTTAAGTTCGCAAAATTTAAAATAATAGGGAAAAAGTGA
- the odhB gene encoding 2-oxoglutarate dehydrogenase complex dihydrolipoyllysine-residue succinyltransferase — protein MAIIEVKIPSPGESITHVELFHWLVEDGAIVAKDTEIAELESDKATLMLVAYESGKISFKAKEGDMLEVGSVACTIDTSIQPSAAASVSPEPDSTKATSDSVKAVVTEDSSKVVKSRETGETPEKDKLTVNAISSEPETKKSEAPDQSDLGKVKITPLAQKVMDKYELSVEDVINGLKRLKREDVEAVLNAKDNTEATSQPLTSGLKRQASRESKTERLSSLRRKLSERLVSVKNETAMLTTFNEVDMKPIMDIRKRNQAKFTDKYGIKLGIMSFFMKAASVALLEHPNVNSMLDGENLITFDYTDISVAVSAPKGLMVPVVRNVESLGLAEIEKAIADLAGKARSGKLSIPEMTGGTFTITNGGVFGSMMSTPLINPPQSAILGMHNIIERPVAIDGQVVIRPMMYVALSYDHRVIDGKDSVGFLLRIKELLENPTDILFGGSNSEKALLEL, from the coding sequence ATGGCAATTATAGAAGTTAAAATCCCCAGTCCCGGTGAATCAATCACACATGTAGAGCTTTTCCATTGGCTTGTTGAAGATGGTGCTATTGTTGCAAAAGATACCGAAATCGCGGAACTTGAATCAGACAAAGCAACTCTTATGCTTGTTGCATATGAATCAGGTAAGATATCATTTAAAGCAAAGGAAGGGGATATGCTCGAAGTAGGTTCAGTTGCATGTACAATTGACACTTCAATACAACCCTCTGCTGCAGCCTCTGTTTCTCCTGAACCGGATAGTACAAAAGCGACTTCTGATTCAGTAAAAGCGGTTGTTACGGAAGATTCATCTAAAGTAGTAAAATCCAGAGAGACTGGAGAAACTCCCGAAAAGGATAAATTAACTGTGAATGCAATTTCTTCCGAACCGGAAACGAAAAAAAGTGAAGCTCCTGATCAATCTGATTTAGGAAAGGTGAAAATTACTCCTTTGGCACAAAAGGTAATGGATAAGTATGAGTTGTCGGTTGAGGATGTAATAAATGGACTTAAACGTTTAAAAAGAGAAGATGTTGAAGCTGTATTAAATGCAAAAGATAATACAGAAGCTACATCTCAGCCCCTAACATCCGGGTTAAAGAGGCAAGCAAGCAGAGAGTCAAAAACAGAAAGGTTAAGTTCTTTACGCAGAAAACTAAGCGAACGTTTGGTTTCAGTAAAGAATGAGACTGCAATGCTAACCACCTTCAATGAGGTGGATATGAAGCCTATAATGGATATCAGGAAGAGAAATCAGGCCAAGTTTACAGATAAATATGGTATAAAACTTGGTATCATGTCTTTTTTCATGAAAGCAGCATCGGTAGCACTTCTTGAACATCCAAATGTAAACAGTATGTTAGATGGAGAGAATCTTATAACATTTGATTATACTGACATCTCAGTTGCAGTAAGTGCACCAAAAGGCTTAATGGTTCCTGTAGTACGCAATGTGGAAAGTCTTGGTTTAGCTGAGATTGAGAAAGCAATCGCTGATCTGGCCGGAAAAGCCCGAAGTGGCAAACTATCTATTCCTGAAATGACAGGAGGTACTTTTACAATAACAAATGGAGGAGTTTTTGGATCCATGATGTCAACACCTCTGATCAATCCGCCACAGTCGGCTATACTAGGTATGCATAATATAATAGAACGACCAGTAGCGATCGACGGACAAGTTGTTATACGCCCAATGATGTATGTTGCATTGTCTTATGACCATAGAGTTATTGATGGAAAAGACTCGGTAGGCTTTTTATTAAGAATTAAAGAGCTTCTGGAGAATCCAACTGATATTCTATTCGGGGGAAGCAATAGTGAGAAAGCTCTCTTGGAACTTTAA